The Rhodoflexus caldus genome includes a window with the following:
- a CDS encoding Uma2 family endonuclease, which translates to MEQLITDISQLDPNGIYTYADYLRWRFEERIELIKGKIFKMSPAPSAKHQHIAAQVQGLLFIYLRGKSCKLYSAPFDVRLLDKKKTSRANGEVYTVVQPDISVICDKSKIDERGCIGAPDLIVEILSPGNSKKEIKTKYALYEENGVREYWVVYPSEQSLFQFVLNNEEKFVLKAAFAEDEVFNAHIFPDLQIDLAEVFAE; encoded by the coding sequence ATGGAACAACTCATCACCGACATATCCCAATTAGACCCGAACGGCATTTACACCTATGCCGACTATCTGCGCTGGCGATTTGAGGAACGCATAGAACTGATTAAAGGCAAAATCTTCAAAATGTCGCCCGCACCAAGTGCGAAGCATCAACATATTGCTGCTCAAGTACAAGGTCTCTTATTTATATACCTGAGAGGGAAGTCCTGTAAACTGTATTCTGCCCCGTTTGACGTTCGTTTATTGGATAAAAAGAAGACAAGCCGTGCCAATGGGGAGGTTTACACGGTCGTGCAGCCCGATATTTCGGTTATATGCGACAAGTCCAAAATTGACGAACGCGGCTGCATCGGCGCTCCCGATTTGATTGTGGAAATCCTTTCGCCGGGCAATTCCAAAAAAGAAATCAAAACCAAATACGCCCTCTACGAAGAAAATGGCGTGCGCGAGTATTGGGTAGTCTATCCGTCGGAACAAAGTTTGTTTCAGTTCGTTTTGAACAACGAAGAAAAGTTTGTGCTAAAAGCCGCTTTCGCCGAGGACGAAGTGTTCAACGCACACATTTTCCCTGATTTACAGATAGATTTGGCAGAAGTTTTTGCAGAGTAA
- a CDS encoding Uma2 family endonuclease, with protein sequence MEQLITDISQLDPNGIYTYADYLRWRFEERIELIKGKIFKMSPAPSARHQKIAGRLHGNMFVYFRQSTCELYPAPFDVRLLDKKKTSRANGEVYTVIQPDISVICDKAKIDERGCIGAPDLIVEILSPGNSKKEIKTKYALYEENGVREYWVVYPSEQSLFQFVLNNEEKFVLKAAFAEDEVFNAHIFPDLQIDLAEIFAE encoded by the coding sequence ATGGAACAACTCATCACCGACATATCCCAATTAGACCCGAACGGCATTTACACCTATGCCGACTATCTGCGCTGGCGATTTGAGGAACGCATAGAACTGATTAAAGGCAAAATCTTCAAAATGTCGCCCGCGCCAAGTGCAAGGCATCAGAAAATAGCAGGTAGGCTACACGGAAATATGTTTGTGTATTTTCGCCAAAGCACTTGTGAATTGTACCCTGCCCCGTTTGACGTTCGTTTATTGGACAAAAAGAAGACAAGCCGAGCCAATGGGGAGGTTTACACGGTCATACAGCCCGATATTTCCGTGATTTGCGACAAGGCAAAAATTGACGAACGCGGCTGCATCGGCGCTCCCGATTTGATTGTGGAAATCCTTTCGCCGGGCAATTCCAAAAAAGAAATCAAAACCAAATACGCCCTCTACGAAGAAAATGGCGTGCGCGAGTATTGGGTAGTCTATCCGTCGGAACAAAGTTTGTTTCAGTTCGTTTTGAACAACGAAGAAAAATTTGTATTGAAAGCCGCTTTTGCCGAGGACGAAGTGTTCAACGCACACATTTTCCCCGATTTACAGATAGATTTGGCGGAAATTTTTGCAGAGTAA
- the prfA gene encoding peptide chain release factor 1, whose translation MIDKLKEIKKRFEEVSHLIIQPESMADMKAYAKLNKEYKELEKIVRKYEEYEQLLSNIESAREVLRTEKDPDFREMAKAELDELQPKQEALEEEIKQLLIPKDPNDSKNVILEIRAGAGGDEASLFAGDLMRMYQRFAEQQGWKVELIDYTEGTAGGYKEIICSVSGEDVYGMLKYESGVHRVQRVPATETQGRIHTSVASVAVLPEAEEVEVELNMNDIRKDTFCSSGPGGQSVNTTYSAVRLTHIPTGLVVSCQDEKSQIKNFEKALKVLRSRLYEIELQKQHEAIDSQRRSMVGSGDRSDKIRTYNYPQSRVTDHRIGLTVYNLPSVMDGNIGEFIEQLRIADNAERLKEGAGA comes from the coding sequence ATGATAGACAAATTAAAAGAAATCAAGAAGCGTTTTGAGGAAGTTTCGCATTTGATTATTCAGCCCGAAAGCATGGCTGACATGAAAGCCTATGCGAAACTGAACAAAGAGTACAAAGAGTTGGAAAAAATTGTGCGCAAATACGAAGAGTACGAACAGTTGCTTTCCAATATTGAAAGTGCCCGCGAAGTGCTGCGCACCGAAAAAGACCCTGATTTCCGCGAAATGGCAAAGGCTGAATTGGACGAATTGCAGCCCAAACAGGAAGCATTAGAAGAAGAAATCAAGCAACTGCTCATTCCCAAAGACCCCAACGACAGCAAAAACGTTATTCTTGAAATCCGTGCGGGTGCAGGCGGCGATGAGGCTTCGCTTTTTGCCGGCGACCTGATGCGTATGTACCAACGCTTTGCCGAACAACAAGGCTGGAAAGTAGAACTGATTGACTATACGGAAGGTACGGCAGGCGGCTATAAAGAAATTATCTGCTCGGTTTCGGGCGAAGACGTGTACGGAATGCTCAAATATGAGTCGGGCGTTCATCGCGTGCAGCGCGTTCCCGCGACCGAAACGCAAGGGCGCATTCACACCTCGGTTGCCAGCGTGGCAGTGCTGCCCGAAGCTGAAGAGGTGGAAGTGGAACTCAACATGAACGACATCCGCAAGGATACCTTCTGTTCGTCCGGTCCGGGTGGGCAGTCGGTAAATACGACCTACTCTGCCGTGCGCCTGACCCACATCCCAACGGGTTTGGTGGTTTCCTGCCAAGACGAAAAATCGCAAATCAAGAACTTTGAGAAAGCCCTCAAAGTATTGCGTTCGCGCCTCTACGAAATTGAGTTGCAAAAACAACACGAAGCCATTGATTCTCAGCGCCGTTCTATGGTAGGCAGCGGCGACCGTTCCGATAAAATCCGCACCTACAACTACCCGCAAAGCCGCGTTACCGACCACCGCATCGGCTTGACGGTCTATAACCTGCCTTCGGTAATGGACGGCAACATCGGTGAATTTATTGAGCAACTACGCATCGCCGACAATGCCGAACGATTGAAAGAAGGGGCAGGGGCGTAG
- a CDS encoding DUF2157 domain-containing protein, which yields MKPLWNKLQHAPRFKEEINAWVAEGIISESQAQELMRRYELDVPPPWYMQSGWLLRGIGLLVVAAGILLLIAENWQHLPVVVQMLIGLLPLAASYTIAWREDAKGRTQQAELAMLFGTLLLGVNIWLQAQIFHISAYYPDGLLWWIIGALPVIFWFGNKILHFLFTALACVWLGIQFEYEQFSLWAIPIVGLLCYMEYRKPNAWTLVACIALGLWFFLGLLIYEVRHFRQGNWGEFNIAVMFAAAYPLLFLLIFQRIKPNYGERAAWLLEALAMLFIAGLFFVLTFEGPLQELVRSSAGASLPITVWGMTVVALAFAAFTVVQNKGLLPYVAAFLLMLICYLIPSLALSHEEGRSISADTYLILMNTGFVLFAVAQIVSAIAITQQKGSFMSGIFFLMVWLLGRYIALVEDYVTTAIMFIAFGAGIYYLSSWWDKRLNAQSGK from the coding sequence ATGAAGCCGCTTTGGAACAAACTGCAACATGCCCCGCGATTTAAAGAAGAAATTAATGCGTGGGTAGCGGAAGGGATTATCAGCGAATCGCAAGCGCAGGAACTGATGCGTCGCTACGAATTGGATGTGCCGCCGCCGTGGTACATGCAGTCGGGGTGGCTGTTGCGCGGTATCGGTTTGCTGGTGGTGGCTGCGGGCATCCTGCTGCTGATTGCCGAAAATTGGCAGCACTTACCTGTTGTTGTGCAAATGCTCATTGGCTTGCTGCCCTTAGCGGCAAGTTATACTATTGCATGGCGCGAAGATGCCAAAGGCAGAACGCAACAGGCAGAACTGGCAATGCTTTTCGGCACGCTCTTGCTGGGTGTGAATATCTGGTTGCAGGCGCAGATTTTTCACATTTCGGCTTATTACCCTGATGGACTTTTATGGTGGATTATCGGTGCATTGCCCGTGATTTTTTGGTTTGGTAATAAAATCTTGCACTTTCTTTTTACTGCCTTGGCGTGCGTATGGTTGGGTATTCAGTTTGAATATGAGCAATTTTCACTCTGGGCAATACCGATTGTCGGCTTGCTGTGCTACATGGAATATCGCAAACCCAATGCGTGGACGCTGGTTGCCTGCATTGCGCTGGGGCTTTGGTTTTTCTTAGGTTTGCTCATTTACGAAGTGCGGCATTTCAGGCAAGGCAATTGGGGCGAATTTAACATTGCAGTGATGTTTGCCGCTGCCTATCCGCTGCTGTTTTTGCTGATTTTTCAACGCATAAAGCCCAACTACGGCGAACGCGCCGCGTGGCTGTTGGAAGCCTTGGCAATGCTATTTATTGCAGGGCTTTTCTTTGTGCTGACTTTTGAAGGGCCGTTGCAAGAGTTGGTGCGCTCTTCTGCCGGTGCATCGTTGCCCATTACCGTTTGGGGCATGACGGTTGTAGCGCTTGCCTTTGCCGCCTTTACGGTTGTACAAAACAAAGGACTGTTGCCCTACGTTGCTGCCTTTTTGCTAATGCTGATATGCTACCTGATACCCTCACTTGCCCTTTCTCATGAGGAAGGTCGCAGTATTTCTGCCGACACCTACCTTATTTTGATGAACACGGGTTTTGTACTTTTTGCAGTTGCGCAAATTGTTTCGGCAATAGCCATAACCCAACAAAAAGGCTCTTTTATGTCGGGAATTTTCTTTTTGATGGTGTGGCTGTTGGGGCGCTACATCGCGCTGGTGGAAGATTACGTTACTACGGCGATTATGTTCATTGCCTTTGGTGCGGGTATTTACTATCTGAGTTCGTGGTGGGATAAACGCCTGAACGCACAGTCGGGGAA